The proteins below are encoded in one region of Nitrospirota bacterium:
- a CDS encoding carotenoid 1,2-hydratase, with translation MVLPGLANDTAEEFTIATGGYRYSFPRDHGAHEAFRTEWWYYTGQLTAKNGRSFGYQLTFFRRGMMHEHVKTLPSQWAVTQLYLAHFAVSDLSKGRFHYAEKISRAGLGKAGADHDRLHVWVDRWGAESSATMPSTQTLRAANEDLALQLTVSQEKPLVVHGSDGISRKGSAAGQASHYYSFTRLATTGQLTIGTESFDVTGTSWMDHEFGSADLDKSLAGWDWFSLQLDDQIELMLYRLRRADGSADPVSSGTLIDREGRGHHLSIGDFTLEPLSYWTSPTSKARYPQRWRLTIPSQQLSLELAPLMAGQELSTTRSTQVTYWEGAIETTGTSQGKPIKGQGYMELTGYAERFAKKL, from the coding sequence ATGGTCCTGCCGGGGCTCGCGAACGATACCGCGGAGGAATTCACCATCGCCACGGGAGGCTATCGCTATTCCTTCCCGCGCGATCACGGCGCGCATGAGGCCTTTCGCACTGAATGGTGGTACTACACTGGCCAACTCACAGCGAAAAACGGCCGGTCGTTCGGTTATCAACTCACCTTCTTCCGCCGGGGCATGATGCACGAGCACGTGAAGACCCTCCCGTCGCAGTGGGCCGTCACCCAACTGTACCTGGCCCATTTTGCCGTGAGCGATCTCAGTAAGGGCCGTTTTCACTATGCGGAGAAAATCAGCCGGGCCGGCTTGGGCAAGGCCGGTGCGGATCATGATCGGCTCCATGTCTGGGTCGATCGCTGGGGCGCCGAATCGTCAGCTACCATGCCAAGCACCCAGACCCTCCGGGCTGCGAATGAGGACCTGGCGCTCCAGCTCACGGTTTCGCAAGAAAAACCACTTGTCGTGCATGGCTCCGATGGGATCAGCCGCAAAGGCTCGGCTGCGGGCCAAGCCTCCCATTACTATTCCTTCACCAGACTGGCCACGACCGGTCAGCTCACGATCGGCACCGAATCGTTCGACGTGACCGGCACGAGCTGGATGGACCATGAGTTCGGCTCCGCCGATCTCGACAAGAGTCTGGCCGGATGGGACTGGTTCAGCCTGCAACTCGACGACCAAATAGAACTGATGCTCTATCGACTCCGCCGGGCCGATGGATCGGCCGATCCTGTCTCAAGCGGGACCCTCATCGACCGAGAGGGACGCGGGCACCATCTGTCGATCGGAGATTTCACTCTCGAACCGTTGAGTTATTGGACCAGTCCAACGAGCAAGGCCCGCTATCCGCAGCGTTGGCGCCTGACTATTCCCTCGCAGCAACTCTCGCTGGAACTCGCTCCCCTCATGGCAGGGCAGGAGCTCTCCACCACGCGCAGCACGCAAGTGACCTATTGGGAGGGTGCCATCGAGACCACCGGCACCTCACAGGGAAAGCCGATCAAGGGCCAGGGGTACATGGAGCTGACGGGCTACGCGGAACGATTCGCGAAGAAGCTGTAG
- a CDS encoding HigA family addiction module antitoxin, producing the protein MRMHNPPHPGTIIKHLCLEPLSLSVTQAAQGLGISRKTLSAILNGRAGISPEMAVRLSMAFGTSSESWLNQQSQYDLWHAEQRRKELRVTKLAV; encoded by the coding sequence ATGCGCATGCACAATCCCCCTCACCCAGGGACCATCATCAAACACTTGTGTTTAGAGCCGCTCAGCTTGAGTGTTACTCAGGCTGCCCAAGGATTGGGAATCAGCCGGAAAACCCTCTCTGCCATCTTGAACGGCCGGGCAGGGATTAGTCCCGAGATGGCGGTTCGCCTGTCGATGGCGTTCGGCACGTCGTCCGAAAGCTGGCTCAATCAGCAAAGCCAGTATGACTTGTGGCACGCGGAGCAGCGCCGCAAAGAGCTTCGTGTCACCAAGCTTGCGGTGTAG
- a CDS encoding periplasmic heavy metal sensor yields the protein MKRMQHYVLGLVAVFALAGCSGHHHHEMGGEGKGESYWQKGQQDMAALIDRTVKDQGKAQQVKAIVNDVVAELRASREQARASHRRLYELNANYAATPEEFTKALDDASNQRMQSAAKILSLRFKMKDLMTGDEWKALSDQMLSYSSRYRHSESSPKSSY from the coding sequence ATGAAACGCATGCAACATTATGTGCTCGGACTCGTAGCAGTGTTCGCCTTGGCCGGTTGTTCGGGGCACCATCATCATGAGATGGGCGGTGAAGGGAAAGGTGAGAGCTATTGGCAGAAGGGGCAGCAGGATATGGCGGCCTTGATCGATCGTACCGTCAAGGATCAGGGGAAGGCCCAGCAAGTGAAGGCGATCGTGAACGATGTTGTCGCGGAATTGCGGGCGAGCCGCGAACAAGCTCGTGCATCCCACCGCCGGCTGTATGAGTTAAACGCGAACTATGCGGCGACCCCGGAGGAGTTCACCAAGGCGTTGGATGACGCGAGCAACCAGCGGATGCAGTCGGCCGCGAAGATTCTCTCGCTCCGCTTCAAGATGAAGGACCTGATGACAGGGGACGAGTGGAAGGCCCTATCGGATCAGATGCTGTCTTACAGCAGCCGGTATCGGCATAGCGAGTCGTCGCCCAAGAGCAGCTACTAG